One part of the Osmerus mordax isolate fOsmMor3 chromosome 18, fOsmMor3.pri, whole genome shotgun sequence genome encodes these proteins:
- the LOC136962170 gene encoding LOW QUALITY PROTEIN: kelch-like protein 38 (The sequence of the model RefSeq protein was modified relative to this genomic sequence to represent the inferred CDS: deleted 2 bases in 1 codon; substituted 1 base at 1 genomic stop codon): MYTVASWKTLNCRPHSTFLSPHTAHSLACHLISFVKVXSRWLFAQCFGFSGFSECFLIPDRLVGDCGCHHFTVKRMACTSHEVFPFKDPELSSLLLSQLNVLRLERILTDVLLCSEHQEIPCHRNVLVSSSPYFRAMFCSNFLESSQTRVDLKGVSPDVLSGIVDYIYTGAITITMELVLPLMQAASMLHYGRLFEACSAFLQEQLSPENCLSMVRLSEILHCASLKEKAKEMAVRSFSDVAASEDFCELSLPELMCYLEDDRLCAEEEQVFETLLAWIHHDPFSRRGAIHDLFKKVRLRHIHPTYLFQFIANDPLVQSSTLCTEIIDSVRRLMLSVSAKCGRELKPLWTTPRRYTCRETLVVVGGRKNNEQTSREALLYDERTQRWQWLAKLPLRLYKAAYVCIHSILYVVGGLSLSMASGDSSVSSTVYTLSLKTNQWRTAEPMLEPRYAHQSVSYLHFIFVLGGIGPDKQISNSVERYNSMFNQWEAMAPLPTAVLHPAVAANDQRIYVFGGEDAMQNPVRLIQVYHISRNLWSRLETRTVKNVCAPAAVIEDKIYIIGGYTRRMIAYDTKANKFVKCENLKERRMHHSATVINNKIYVTGGRFLNSQDVIEDSDCFECYDPKTDLWTSRGTLPYKLFDHGSLPLVCVSNRPNPP; encoded by the exons ATGTACACAGTGGCCTCATGG AAAACGCTGAACTGCAGACCTCATagtacctttctctctccacacactgcgCACTCCCTCGCATGTCATCTCATTAGCTTCGTGAAAGTTTAGTCTCGCTGGCTTTTTGCGCAATGTTTTGGCTTTTCGGGGTTCTCTGAGTGTTTCCTGATTCCAGACAGACTTGTGGGAGATTGTGGATGTCATCACTTCACAGTTAAGAG AATGGCCTGCACATCGCATGAGGTCTTCCCGTTCAAAGACCCGGAGCTGTCGAGcctcctgctctcccagctgaacgtccTCCGTCTGGAGAGGATCCTCACAGATGTTCTTCTGTGCAGCGAGCACCAGGAGATCCCCTGCCACCGAAACGTCCTGGTCTCCAGCAGTCCCTACTTCCGGGCAATGTTCTGCAGCAACTTCCTGGAGAGCAGCCAGACCCGCGTTGACCTGAAGGGCGTTTCCCCCGACGTGCTGAGCGGCATCGTGGATTACATCTACACGGGcgccatcaccatcaccatggagCTCGTGCTGCCGCTGATGCAGGCGGCGTCCATGCTGCATTACGGACGTCTCTTCGAGGCCTGCTCGGCGTTCCTCCAGGAGCAGCTGAGCCCGGAGAACTGTCTGAGCATGGTGCGTCTGTCTGAGATCCTTCACTGCGCCAGCCTGAAGGAGAAGGCCAAGGAGATGGCGGTGCGGAGTTTCTCGGACGTGGCGGCTTCGGAAGACTTCTGCGAGCTATCCCTGCCCGAGCTCATGTGCTACCTCGAGGACGACCGACTGTGCGCCGAGGAGGAGCAGGTCTTCGAGACTCTCTTGGCCTGGATCCACCATGACCCGTTCTCGCGGCGAGGCGCCATCCACGACCTCTTCAAGAAGGTGCGCCTGCGCCACATCCACCCAACCTACCTGTTCCAGTTCATCGCCAACGACCCTCTCGTGCAGTCCTCCACCCTTTGCACCGAGATCATCGACTCGGTCCGGCGCCTCATGCTCTCCGTCAGCGCCAAGTGCGGCCGCGAGCTCAAGCCGCTGTGGACCACGCCACGCCGCTACACCTGCCGGGAGACTCTAGTGGTGGTCGGCGGGCGCAAAAACAACGAGCAGACGTCTCGCGAGGCCCTGCTCTACGACGAACGGACCCAGCGGTGGCAGTGGTTGGCCAAGCTGCCGTTGCGACTCTACAAGGCGGCATACGTCTGCATCCACAGCATCCTCTACGTGGTCGGAGGGCTCAGCCTCAGCATGGCGTCCGGAGACAGCTCCGTCAGTTCCACCGTCTACACCCTCTCCCTGAAGACCAACCAATGGCGGACGGCCGAGCCCATGTTGGAGCCTCGCTACGCCCACCAGAGTGTCTCCTACTTGCACTTTATCTTCGTTCTAGGAGGCATTGGGCCGGACAAACAGATCTCCAACTCAGTGGAGAGGTACAACAGCATGTTTAACCAATGGGAGGCCATGGCGCCCTTACCCACGGCAGTACTCCACCCGGCTGTGGCAGCTAACGACCAGAGGATCTACGTGTTTGGAGGAGAGGACGCCATGCAGAATCCTGTCCGACTGATACAG GTGTATCACATCTCTCGTAACTTGTGGTCCCGACTGGAGACCAGGACGGTAAAGAATGTGTGTGCACCTGCTGCTGTCATCGAAGACAAGATCTACATCATAGGAG gGTACACTCGACGAATGATAGCCTATGACACCAAAGCCAACAAGTTTGTGAAATGTGAGAACCTGAAGGAGCGAAGAATGCACCACAGCGCCACGGTTATCAACAACAAGATCTACGTGACAGGTGGACGTTTCCTCAACAGTCAAGACGTCATTGAGGACTCTGACTGCTTTGAGTGTTACGACCCAAAGACAGATCTTTGGACCTCAAGGGGGACACTTCCCTACAAGCTGTTCGACCACGGCTCCCTACCCTTGGTTTGTGTCTCAAATAGGCCAAACCCACCCTGA